One Pararhizobium sp. IMCC3301 DNA segment encodes these proteins:
- a CDS encoding DUF1134 domain-containing protein — MPQTNTPQTNTPLSETYSSNEIVNAGHQFFGDVSGGLASVVERAFQNYGLPNAYILGEEGSGAIIGGLVYGEGLMYTKGAGNHKVFFQGPSIGWDFGGNASRVMMLVYNLPTVDYAYQRFGGVNGSAYIVGGVGMTVLANNNIIIVPVRAGIGARLGLNIGYLKFTPQATWNPF; from the coding sequence ATGCCCCAGACCAATACGCCCCAAACTAACACACCATTGTCGGAAACCTATTCGTCCAACGAGATCGTCAATGCCGGTCACCAGTTTTTCGGTGACGTGTCAGGCGGTCTGGCCAGTGTTGTGGAACGGGCCTTTCAGAATTACGGCCTGCCAAACGCCTATATTCTGGGCGAGGAAGGATCAGGTGCCATAATTGGCGGTCTCGTCTATGGCGAAGGGCTGATGTACACCAAGGGCGCCGGCAACCACAAAGTCTTCTTTCAGGGCCCTTCCATAGGCTGGGACTTTGGCGGCAATGCCTCCCGCGTCATGATGCTGGTGTATAATTTGCCGACGGTGGATTATGCCTATCAGCGATTTGGGGGCGTTAACGGTTCAGCCTATATTGTTGGCGGCGTTGGCATGACCGTGCTGGCCAATAACAATATTATCATTGTGCCAGTGAGAGCGGGCATAGGCGCCCGGCTCGGGCTGAATATCGGCTATTTGAAATTCACACCCCAGGCGACATGGAATCCGTTTTAG
- a CDS encoding cytochrome-c peroxidase gives MSDKCASCLCVFLLGIGSVLAAIVSAGAEEHSTARLPVPVTETMFRPFDPARALLGRMLFYDPIISGNRNISCATCHNPEAAGGDGLPLGIGEGGSGIGSKRTVGTGGNLIRRRVPRNSPALFNLGATEFTALFYDGRLEADSKDPSGFDTPADEDTPLGLNGILAAQALFPLTSQTEMAGQATENDIGRAMEDIYGNPWNSVWAKVEDRLRSIDTYLPLFQAAYPDIKTAADISIVHYANAVGDFVNAEWRSVESPFDRYLAGQTSALSAQQQQGLELFYGTANCAACHSGPFLTDQKFYAIAMPQIGPGKVPRLQALRYDRGRAGATNRIEDRYKFRTPSLRNVALTAPYGHSGAFATLGGIVRHHLDPTASFNQYSLGLISLPAHPKLSREDGFIMQDRRERRRILKANVLKPVRLDEAQIGALVAFLESLTDPASVAGRLGIPQAVPSGLPVD, from the coding sequence ATGAGCGACAAATGCGCCTCCTGTCTCTGTGTGTTTCTGCTTGGTATCGGGAGTGTTCTGGCCGCCATAGTCTCCGCTGGTGCGGAAGAGCATTCCACCGCCCGACTTCCGGTTCCCGTGACTGAGACCATGTTTCGGCCTTTTGATCCGGCCCGGGCCTTGCTGGGTCGGATGCTGTTCTATGATCCGATTATCTCCGGCAACCGCAATATTTCCTGCGCGACCTGCCATAACCCCGAGGCTGCGGGCGGCGACGGCCTGCCCCTTGGGATCGGAGAGGGCGGTTCGGGTATCGGATCAAAGCGAACCGTCGGCACCGGGGGCAACCTGATCCGACGCCGGGTCCCAAGAAATTCGCCGGCACTGTTCAATCTGGGCGCAACGGAATTCACGGCTCTGTTTTACGATGGACGTTTGGAAGCGGACAGCAAAGACCCATCCGGCTTCGACACGCCGGCAGATGAGGATACGCCGCTCGGTCTGAACGGCATCCTGGCCGCACAGGCTCTGTTTCCTCTGACGTCGCAAACGGAAATGGCGGGACAGGCCACCGAAAATGATATCGGTCGGGCAATGGAGGATATTTACGGCAATCCGTGGAACAGCGTCTGGGCAAAAGTAGAGGACCGCTTGCGCAGCATCGATACCTATCTGCCCCTGTTTCAGGCGGCCTATCCTGACATCAAAACGGCCGCAGACATTTCCATTGTGCATTACGCCAATGCGGTGGGGGATTTTGTCAATGCGGAATGGCGCAGCGTTGAAAGTCCGTTTGACCGCTATCTGGCGGGTCAGACTTCAGCCCTGTCAGCACAGCAGCAACAGGGACTGGAGCTGTTTTACGGGACCGCAAATTGCGCGGCCTGTCACAGCGGGCCGTTTCTCACTGATCAGAAGTTCTACGCCATTGCGATGCCGCAGATCGGACCGGGAAAGGTGCCCAGACTACAGGCCCTGCGCTATGACCGGGGCCGCGCCGGTGCGACCAACCGGATTGAGGATCGTTACAAATTTCGCACTCCGAGCCTGCGCAATGTCGCCCTGACCGCTCCCTATGGCCACTCCGGGGCATTTGCCACGCTGGGTGGCATTGTCCGGCACCATCTGGATCCGACGGCCAGTTTTAACCAGTATTCTCTCGGTTTGATCTCCCTGCCAGCGCATCCCAAACTGTCCCGGGAAGACGGTTTCATCATGCAGGACAGGCGCGAGCGCCGCCGCATTCTCAAGGCCAATGTGCTGAAGCCGGTCCGGCTCGATGAGGCGCAGATCGGCGCGCTGGTCGCATTTCTTGAAAGCCTGACAGATCCCGCGTCAGTGGCCGGGCGTCTGGGTATTCCGCAAGCCGTCCCAAGTGGACTGCCGGTCGACTGA
- a CDS encoding RluA family pseudouridine synthase, producing MSNAPSERLEFTVEAPETGQRLDAIIAAKAGRLSRSRFKTLIKQGCVRVSGQVVDAPNARVNAGDVLSIAMPQVEDPEPKGEDIPLSILFEDDHLIVIDKPAGLVVHPGPGNWNGTLVNALIHLCGDSLSGIGGVRRPGIVHRLDKDTSGVMVVAKTDDAHLGLTRQFADHGRTNQLERAYQALVWGALEPAKGTVDAPIARSDNNRLKMGVVKRRDETDERGKDAITHFQVMKRYFTQDGAPTACLVECRLETGRTHQIRVHMAHIGHPLVGDDVYGSGFKTKSAILGDAAEKAVHRFRRQALFAAMLQFEHPVTGEILRFETDLPNDFAALIKAFNQFESTPARART from the coding sequence ATGTCCAATGCACCGTCTGAGCGGCTTGAGTTTACAGTTGAAGCGCCAGAAACCGGACAGAGGCTGGATGCGATCATTGCTGCGAAAGCGGGACGCCTGTCCCGAAGCCGCTTCAAGACCCTGATCAAGCAAGGCTGCGTGCGCGTGAGCGGGCAAGTGGTAGACGCGCCGAATGCCCGTGTCAACGCAGGCGACGTTCTGTCCATCGCCATGCCCCAGGTCGAGGACCCTGAGCCCAAGGGCGAGGATATTCCACTGTCAATCCTGTTCGAAGATGATCATCTGATTGTCATCGACAAACCCGCCGGACTGGTGGTTCACCCCGGCCCTGGAAACTGGAACGGAACGCTCGTCAATGCGCTGATCCATCTTTGCGGCGACAGTCTTTCCGGCATCGGCGGTGTGCGCCGACCGGGAATTGTTCACCGGCTCGACAAGGACACAAGTGGCGTTATGGTGGTGGCGAAAACCGATGATGCGCATCTCGGCCTGACCCGGCAATTCGCCGATCACGGGCGCACCAACCAGCTGGAACGTGCCTATCAGGCGCTGGTCTGGGGCGCTCTTGAGCCGGCCAAGGGGACAGTCGATGCCCCGATTGCACGCTCCGACAATAACCGGCTCAAGATGGGTGTGGTCAAACGTCGCGATGAAACGGATGAACGCGGCAAGGATGCGATTACACATTTCCAGGTGATGAAACGCTATTTCACCCAGGATGGCGCCCCGACAGCCTGCCTGGTTGAATGCCGTCTGGAAACCGGGCGAACCCACCAGATCCGGGTCCACATGGCCCATATCGGTCATCCGCTGGTCGGGGATGATGTGTATGGATCAGGCTTCAAGACCAAGTCCGCCATTTTGGGGGACGCCGCCGAAAAGGCTGTTCATAGATTCCGCCGACAGGCACTGTTTGCCGCGATGCTGCAATTTGAACACCCGGTCACCGGCGAGATTCTGCGCTTTGAGACGGATCTGCCAAATGATTTTGCCGCCCTCATCAAGGCGTTCAACCAGTTTGAGTCAACACCGGCACGAGCGCGAACATGA
- the rpoH gene encoding RNA polymerase sigma factor RpoH: MARAVVATGNVPSVPSSEGGLSRYLADIRKYPMLEPNQEYMLAKRFLEHDDRDAAEQLVTSHLRLVAKIAMGYRGYGLPIGEVISEGNVGLMQAVKKFDPERGFRLATYAMWWIKASIQEYVLRSWSLVKMGTTANQKRLFFNLRKMKSQIQALEDGDLNHEQVQKIATKLGVSVEEVHSMNRRLSGDASLNSPLRADDGTGEWQDWLVDESDSQESIVADQQELEQRRVMLKSAMETLNDRERRIFQARRLSEDPITLEDLSVEFGVSRERVRQIEVRAFEKVQKSMQTAALEAARGRTAQLEAHTS, encoded by the coding sequence ATGGCCCGGGCTGTTGTAGCGACAGGAAATGTCCCGTCTGTACCATCATCGGAAGGCGGATTGTCGCGTTATCTCGCGGATATCCGCAAATACCCGATGCTGGAACCTAATCAGGAATACATGCTCGCGAAACGCTTTCTGGAGCATGATGATCGTGATGCGGCCGAGCAACTGGTCACCAGCCATTTGCGTCTGGTTGCCAAAATCGCCATGGGTTATCGCGGTTACGGCCTGCCGATTGGCGAAGTGATTTCCGAAGGCAATGTTGGCTTGATGCAAGCCGTCAAGAAGTTCGATCCCGAACGCGGCTTCCGCCTTGCGACCTATGCGATGTGGTGGATCAAAGCCTCAATCCAGGAATATGTCTTGCGGTCCTGGTCCCTCGTCAAGATGGGAACCACTGCCAATCAGAAACGGCTGTTTTTCAATCTGCGCAAGATGAAGAGCCAGATTCAGGCTCTGGAAGATGGCGATCTCAACCACGAACAGGTGCAGAAGATAGCCACCAAGCTTGGCGTGTCGGTTGAGGAAGTCCATTCCATGAACCGGCGTCTGTCGGGCGATGCTTCGCTGAACTCGCCGCTGCGCGCGGATGACGGAACCGGCGAATGGCAGGATTGGCTCGTCGATGAGAGTGACAGTCAGGAATCCATCGTTGCCGACCAGCAGGAACTGGAACAGCGCCGCGTCATGCTGAAATCAGCCATGGAAACACTCAACGACCGTGAGCGCCGCATCTTTCAGGCGCGCCGCCTGTCGGAAGACCCGATCACGCTTGAAGATCTGTCCGTCGAATTTGGTGTCAGCCGTGAGCGGGTGCGCCAGATCGAGGTTCGCGCTTTCGAAAAAGTTCAAAAGTCGATGCAGACGGCAGCCCTTGAAGCGGCTCGTGGGCGCACTGCACAGCTTGAAGCGCATACCAGCTAG
- a CDS encoding HAD-IA family hydrolase, whose product MPKLTLFDLDGTLVDSEVLANQVLVEVLAEHGLIFSLQQAVERFRGGKMAESIAEVEAYFACKLPDNFIPDLRQKTALAFQEKLQPIDGAVDLVRSVSSQICIASNGPPEKIRLSLSLTGLQPYFGDRLFSAYDVQAWKPDPELFLSAARTLGVHPADCAVVEDSLPGIHGGLAAGMQVFAYFPDAETPPLPDAVIVVKHLSELQAHL is encoded by the coding sequence TTGCCCAAACTCACACTCTTCGACCTTGACGGAACGCTTGTGGACAGCGAGGTTCTGGCCAATCAGGTGCTGGTGGAGGTACTCGCCGAACACGGCCTGATCTTCTCGCTTCAGCAAGCGGTTGAGCGGTTCCGCGGCGGAAAAATGGCTGAGAGCATTGCCGAGGTCGAGGCCTATTTCGCCTGCAAACTGCCAGACAATTTTATTCCCGATTTGCGGCAGAAAACCGCGCTCGCATTTCAGGAAAAGCTCCAGCCGATTGATGGTGCTGTCGATCTGGTACGCTCCGTCAGTTCACAAATCTGCATCGCCTCCAATGGGCCGCCTGAGAAAATCCGTCTCAGCCTTTCCCTGACCGGTCTGCAACCCTATTTTGGCGACCGTCTGTTCAGCGCCTATGACGTTCAGGCCTGGAAGCCTGATCCGGAGCTTTTTCTCAGCGCCGCCAGAACACTGGGCGTGCATCCGGCTGATTGTGCTGTTGTAGAGGACAGCCTGCCGGGAATTCATGGTGGACTGGCCGCCGGTATGCAGGTCTTCGCCTATTTTCCCGATGCAGAAACGCCGCCCCTGCCCGATGCGGTGATCGTGGTGAAGCACTTGTCAGAATTGCAAGCTCATTTGTAA
- a CDS encoding MBL fold metallo-hydrolase, with translation MTQTRREFLSSSAIVVAGITLLPYAARAASHSSDAFATDAGDITVHPVNHASFVMETPVGVIYCDPVGEPSIYADLLPADLILLTHEHGDHYKPDTLAALTGDDTKLITNPAVYAMLSDDLKGRATQIANGEATTYESLSIDAIPAYNTTQDRLQFHPKGRDNGYVLGFEGFRIYISGDTEDIPEMRALENIDVAFVCMNLPFTMDAEAAASAVAEFKPKYVYPYHYRGRDGGTQNPENFAKLVGAAAEVRLGGWYS, from the coding sequence GTGACCCAAACCCGTCGTGAATTTCTGTCCAGCTCGGCAATAGTCGTGGCAGGTATTACTTTGCTGCCATACGCCGCACGCGCTGCAAGCCACTCCAGTGATGCTTTTGCCACCGATGCAGGTGATATTACTGTGCATCCCGTCAATCACGCTTCCTTTGTCATGGAAACGCCGGTCGGTGTGATCTATTGCGACCCTGTCGGCGAGCCGTCCATCTATGCCGATTTGCTGCCGGCCGATCTCATTCTGCTGACCCATGAACATGGTGACCATTACAAGCCGGACACGCTGGCCGCCCTCACCGGCGACGACACGAAGTTGATAACCAACCCGGCGGTCTATGCCATGCTGAGCGATGATCTGAAGGGCAGAGCCACTCAGATCGCGAATGGCGAGGCGACAACTTACGAAAGCCTCAGCATTGACGCGATTCCGGCCTATAACACCACGCAAGATCGGCTTCAGTTTCATCCCAAGGGACGCGACAATGGTTATGTTCTCGGATTTGAAGGGTTCCGGATCTATATTTCCGGTGATACCGAGGATATCCCGGAAATGCGGGCACTGGAAAACATTGATGTGGCTTTCGTCTGCATGAATCTTCCCTTCACCATGGATGCAGAGGCCGCAGCATCGGCAGTTGCCGAATTCAAGCCAAAATATGTCTATCCCTACCATTATCGCGGACGCGACGGCGGCACACAGAATCCGGAGAATTTTGCCAAACTCGTCGGCGCTGCGGCAGAGGTCAGACTGGGCGGCTGGTACAGCTGA
- a CDS encoding thioredoxin family protein — MLLDTPLCDFGWKAPDFTLSDPDGKSHSLTNAMGGNGLLIAFICNHCPYVLAVIDRLVADARTLQQESVGVLAIMSNDYRHVPADSPAQMKLFAEKHNFTFPYLVDQDQSVGRAYDAVCTPDFFGFNNKSELQYRGRLDDTGMGNSGNRTPELLNAMRQIAKTGNGPQQQMPSMGCSIKWR; from the coding sequence ATGCTGCTGGATACACCACTATGCGATTTCGGCTGGAAGGCACCCGACTTCACGCTTTCCGACCCTGATGGCAAGAGCCACTCATTGACGAATGCGATGGGCGGAAACGGGCTGTTGATTGCCTTCATTTGCAATCATTGCCCTTATGTCCTTGCCGTGATCGACCGGCTTGTTGCAGATGCGCGGACCCTGCAACAGGAGAGCGTCGGCGTGCTCGCGATCATGTCAAATGACTATCGCCATGTTCCCGCCGACAGCCCGGCCCAAATGAAGCTGTTTGCAGAAAAACACAATTTCACATTTCCCTATCTGGTGGATCAGGACCAGAGCGTCGGCCGCGCTTATGACGCTGTCTGCACACCGGATTTCTTCGGCTTCAACAACAAGTCGGAACTGCAATATCGCGGCCGCCTTGATGATACCGGCATGGGCAACTCCGGCAACCGCACGCCGGAATTGCTGAACGCCATGCGTCAGATTGCAAAGACCGGCAACGGGCCGCAGCAGCAAATGCCATCGATGGGGTGTTCCATCAAATGGCGCTGA
- a CDS encoding ABC transporter substrate-binding protein, giving the protein MRFFLSVFIVLAGIASAQAQEKLTVLLDWFVNPDHAPLIIAQELGLFAREGLDVTLVAPADPSAPPRLVAAGQGDIAISYQPSLHLQIKEGLPVAWIGTLVETPLNALVVLADGPIQSLSDLKGKKVGFSVGGFEDALLGAMLQGVGLSLDDVELVNVNFSLSPSLISGNVDAVIGAFRNFELNQMDLVERPGRAFYPEEHGVPVYDELILIAHMDKTGDPRFRKFMNAVEAATIYLTNHPEEALALFVKAYPELDDELNRRAWFDTLPRFAKRPLAFDKARYERFAAFMKERGLIDEVPDMARIARPLN; this is encoded by the coding sequence ATGCGTTTTTTTCTCAGTGTTTTTATTGTTCTTGCCGGCATTGCCAGTGCGCAGGCTCAGGAAAAGTTGACCGTACTGCTCGACTGGTTCGTCAATCCGGATCATGCACCGCTGATCATTGCCCAGGAACTCGGACTGTTTGCGCGCGAAGGGCTGGATGTGACTTTAGTCGCCCCGGCTGATCCCTCAGCGCCGCCAAGGCTGGTGGCGGCCGGGCAGGGCGATATTGCAATTTCCTATCAGCCCAGCCTGCATCTGCAGATCAAGGAAGGACTGCCGGTGGCCTGGATCGGGACATTGGTGGAAACACCGCTGAATGCCCTGGTGGTGCTGGCAGACGGTCCCATCCAGTCGCTGTCGGATCTGAAGGGCAAAAAGGTCGGCTTTTCGGTCGGTGGCTTTGAAGATGCACTGCTCGGGGCGATGCTTCAGGGTGTCGGGCTCAGCCTTGATGATGTGGAATTGGTGAATGTGAATTTCTCCCTGTCACCTTCGCTGATCAGCGGCAATGTCGATGCGGTCATCGGTGCGTTTCGCAATTTTGAACTGAATCAAATGGATCTGGTTGAGCGGCCGGGCAGAGCGTTTTATCCCGAAGAACACGGTGTGCCGGTCTATGATGAACTGATCCTGATTGCCCATATGGACAAGACTGGCGATCCGCGTTTCCGCAAATTTATGAATGCTGTGGAGGCGGCCACGATCTATCTGACCAACCATCCGGAGGAGGCGCTGGCGCTGTTCGTCAAGGCCTATCCCGAGTTGGATGATGAGCTGAACCGCAGGGCCTGGTTCGATACGCTGCCGCGCTTTGCCAAGCGTCCGCTTGCGTTCGACAAGGCACGCTATGAACGCTTTGCAGCCTTCATGAAAGAGCGCGGCCTGATTGATGAAGTGCCGGATATGGCACGCATTGCCAGACCGCTGAACTGA